A part of Antechinus flavipes isolate AdamAnt ecotype Samford, QLD, Australia chromosome 6, AdamAnt_v2, whole genome shotgun sequence genomic DNA contains:
- the LOC127540573 gene encoding olfactory receptor 1052-like, which yields MTPGEIALASGNFTPVTQFILLGFSEYANLQMLFFFIFLLIYAMTVLGNMGMMTLIYIDSRLHSPMYFFLSILSFLDICYSSVVTPKLLVNFLAADKSISFAGCVIQLTFFVIHVTTESFLLAAMAYDRFMAICQPLHYSSVMTKAICLQLVAASYGFGGVNSIIQTGNVFVLPFCGPNEITHYFCDIPPLLRLACADTATAGTILYIFSALDTFLPASVILISYSLILVTIGRMRSATGREKALSTCASHFLAIAIFYGTVVFTYVQPHGNESGRSGQIVSVFYTIIIPMLNPFIYSLRNKEVKNAFRRRLQANVFPR from the coding sequence ATGACTCCTGGAGAAATAGCTCTTGCCAGTGGCAACTTTACACCAGTAACTCAGTTTATCTTGTTGGGCTTCTCTGAGTACGCAAACCTGCAGATGctgtttttcttcatcttcctgcTTATCTATGCCATGACTGTGTTGGGCAACATGGGCATGATGACCCTGATCTACATCGACTCCCGTCTTCATAGTCCCATGTACTTCTTCCTCAGCATCCTCTCCTTCCTTGACATTTGCTACTCGTCTGTGGTCACACCCAAACTCTTGGTCAACTTTTTAGCCGCTGACAAATCCATCTCATTTGCCGGTTGTGTGATCCAGCTGACCTTCTTTGTGATCCACGTGACGACTGAGAGCTTCCTTTTGGCTGCCATGGCCTATGACCGCTTCATGGCTATCTGCCAGCCCCTCCATTATTCTTCTGTCATGACCAAAGCCATCTGCCTGCAGCTGGTGGCTGCCTCCTACGGGTTCGGTGGGGTTAATTCCATCATCCAGACAGGAAACGTTTTTGTCTTGCCTTTTTGTGGACCCAATGAAATCACCCATTACTTCTGTGACATCCCACCATTACTCCGCCTGGCGTGCGCTGACACTGCCACAGCAGGGACCATCCTCTATATTTTCTCTGCCTTGGATActtttctgcctgcctcagtcaTTCTCATTTCCTACAGCCTGATCCTGGTGACCATTGGTCGCATGCGCTCAGCAACTGGAAGGGAAAAGGCACTTTCTACATGTGCCTCCCATTTCCTGGCCATTGCCATTTTCTATGGCACTGTGGTTTTCACATATGTCCAGCCCCATGGGAATGAAAGTGGCAGAAGTGGTCAGATAGTCTCAGTCTTCTACACCATCATCATCCCTATGCTTAACCCTTTCATTTACAGCCTCCGCAATAAGGAGGTAAAGAATGCCTTTCGCAGGAGGCTCCAGGCCAATGTCTTCCCCCGCTAA